The following coding sequences are from one Lolium rigidum isolate FL_2022 chromosome 6, APGP_CSIRO_Lrig_0.1, whole genome shotgun sequence window:
- the LOC124666490 gene encoding ARGOS-like protein: MERRATRGSTAHHRRMRTAPAPALEEQKQERSGGLNCQRTPPAPGCFTIQLVIVFLWAAASLAILPLVLPPLPPPPLSLLLVPVCLLAVLAALAFVPLDAHSNVVGSSCL, from the coding sequence atggagaGGAGAGCGACGAGGGGAAGCACAGCCCACCACAGGCGAATGCGGACGGCGCCTGCGCCGGCGCTGGAGGAGCAGAAGCAGGAGCGCAGCGGGGGCCTAAACTGCCAGAGAACGCCGCCGGCGCCGGGCTGCTTCACCATCCAGCTTGTCATCGTATTCCTCTGGGCGGCCGCCTCGCTCGCCATCCTGCCGCTCGTGCTGCCGCCGCTGCCCCCGCCGCCGCTCTCGCTGCTGCTCGTGCCCGTCTGCCtgctcgccgtcctcgccgcgcTCGCGTTCGTGCCGCTCGACGCCCACAGCAACGTCGTCGGCTCCTCTTGTTTGTAA
- the LOC124660245 gene encoding ARGOS-like protein, with protein MERRATRGSTAHHRRMRTAPAPALEEQKQQRSGGLNCQRTPPPPGCFTIQLVIVFLWVAASLAFLPLVLPPLPPPPLSLLLLPVCLLAVLAALAFVPLDAHNNVVGSSCL; from the coding sequence ATGGAGAGGAGAGCGACGAGGGGAAGCACAGCCCACCACAGGCGAATGCGGACGGCGCCTGCGCCGGCGCTGGAGGAGCAGAAGCAGCAGCGCAGCGGGGGCCTAAACTGCCagagaacgccgccgccgccgggctgcTTCACCATCCAGCTTGTCATCGTGTTCCTCTGGGTGGCCGCCTCGCTCGCCTTCCTGCCGCTCGTGCTGCCGCCGCTGCCCCCGCCACCGCTCTCGCTGCTGCTCCTGCCCGTCTGCCtgctcgccgtcctcgccgcgcTAGCGTTCGTTCCGCTCGACGCCCACAACAACGTCGTCGGCTCCTCTTGTTTGTAG